The Actinomycetota bacterium genome includes a window with the following:
- a CDS encoding class II SORL domain-containing protein, with product MSDAPILSALNLVQNLDGATDFEKKHTPHLSLEPVGDLTKVSVSVGHYVGHPNQPDHYIQWIDVQVNGNSIARFDLAPVAAEPVVSVCVRLEPGTTVRAIEYCNLHGVWAAEAVV from the coding sequence ATGAGCGACGCACCAATCCTCTCGGCACTGAATCTCGTGCAAAACCTCGACGGAGCGACTGACTTCGAGAAAAAGCACACTCCTCATCTCTCGCTAGAGCCTGTCGGTGACCTCACCAAAGTCTCCGTCTCAGTTGGGCACTACGTCGGGCACCCGAATCAGCCCGACCACTACATCCAGTGGATCGACGTCCAGGTCAATGGCAACTCAATCGCTAGGTTCGATCTCGCCCCTGTAGCAGCAGAGCCGGTGGTCTCGGTATGTGTGCGCCTCGAGCCTGGAACCACGGTTCGCGCGATCGAGTACTGCAACCTACACGGCGTGTGGGCTGCCGAAGCGGTCGTCTGA
- the ruvB gene encoding Holliday junction branch migration DNA helicase RuvB, which translates to MSTVWESDHLRDIKDDPERLVRSETIEDDFEAETTLRPARLEDYLGQTRVKENLGLLIEATKARDEPLDHILLSGPPGLGKTTLSSVIANELGARLKATSGPAIERPGDLAAILTNLEERDVLFIDEIHRLNRTVEEILYPAMEDFMIDIVIGKGPAARSIRLDLPRFTLVGATTRTGLLTGPLRDRFGIAFRLDYYTPEELRAIVERSARILGVQIDETGASEIARRSRGTPRLANRLLKRVRDYAQVRHDGIVNEDIAAEALAFFEVDHLGLDRMDLSILEALIHRFSGRPVGLGTLSAAIGEDADTVEDVYEPYLLQLGFLSRTQRGRQATPRAYEHLGVPAPPSAAEASTLFGELAED; encoded by the coding sequence ATGAGCACCGTTTGGGAGTCCGATCACCTGCGGGACATCAAGGACGATCCGGAGCGCTTGGTACGATCGGAGACGATCGAGGATGATTTCGAAGCTGAGACCACGTTGCGTCCCGCGCGTCTCGAGGATTACCTTGGGCAGACGAGGGTCAAAGAGAACCTCGGCCTCCTGATCGAAGCCACGAAGGCCAGGGACGAGCCGCTCGATCACATCCTGCTGTCGGGGCCGCCGGGACTTGGGAAGACCACTTTGTCCTCGGTGATTGCGAACGAACTCGGCGCTCGCCTGAAGGCCACCAGCGGACCGGCGATCGAACGTCCGGGTGACTTGGCCGCCATCCTGACGAACCTCGAGGAACGCGATGTCCTGTTCATCGATGAGATCCATCGCTTGAACCGCACAGTCGAGGAGATTCTCTATCCCGCGATGGAGGACTTCATGATCGACATCGTGATCGGGAAGGGTCCTGCCGCTAGGAGTATCAGGCTCGATCTGCCCAGGTTCACGCTGGTCGGGGCTACCACGCGCACCGGATTGCTGACCGGACCCTTGCGCGACAGGTTTGGGATAGCTTTCCGTCTGGATTACTACACTCCCGAAGAACTCCGCGCCATTGTGGAGCGCTCGGCGAGGATACTCGGGGTACAGATCGATGAGACCGGAGCCTCCGAGATTGCGCGTCGCTCCAGGGGAACTCCTCGGCTTGCGAATCGTCTGCTCAAACGAGTGCGTGATTATGCGCAGGTCAGGCATGACGGCATCGTGAACGAAGATATCGCTGCGGAGGCGCTCGCATTCTTCGAAGTCGACCATCTGGGGCTGGATCGCATGGATCTGTCGATCCTGGAGGCGCTGATACATCGCTTCAGCGGGCGACCGGTGGGGCTGGGCACTCTGTCCGCCGCGATCGGAGAGGACGCCGACACCGTCGAGGACGTCTACGAGCCCTACCTGCTACAACTTGGATTTCTCTCCCGCACCCAAAGGGGGCGACAAGCGACCCCCAGGGCATACGAACACCTTGGAGTGCCTGCGCCACCTAGTGCAGCGGAGGCTTCAACCCTCTTCGGCGAGCTAGCGGAGGATTAG
- the ruvA gene encoding Holliday junction branch migration protein RuvA — translation MPRQPCSRLRTSAGGPLIATLTGRIAEKSQSWAIIEVGGVGYRMAMSARSLASLPAPDEEVRIHTFLQVRDDDLSLFGFTDPIEKEIFERLITVSGVGPKVALSALSSYAPERLIAAILAEDVTAVCEIPGIGKKTAQRIIIELKDKFGPGSEIASLPVGTGAPSSAGGEVREALLAMGFSATEVHRAIAEYEGEADVALMLRETLRMLGGGTR, via the coding sequence ATGCCACGCCAACCTTGCTCCCGCCTGCGGACTTCGGCGGGTGGCCCTTTGATCGCCACGCTCACAGGCCGCATCGCCGAGAAGAGCCAGAGCTGGGCGATCATCGAGGTTGGGGGAGTCGGGTATCGCATGGCGATGTCCGCTCGGTCTCTGGCGAGCCTTCCTGCACCTGACGAAGAGGTTCGCATCCACACCTTCCTGCAGGTCCGCGATGACGACCTGAGCCTCTTCGGTTTCACCGATCCGATCGAGAAGGAGATATTCGAGCGGCTGATCACTGTTAGTGGCGTCGGCCCTAAGGTCGCACTGTCGGCACTGTCGTCTTATGCGCCCGAGAGGCTCATAGCCGCCATCCTCGCCGAGGATGTCACAGCTGTCTGTGAGATTCCGGGCATCGGCAAGAAGACCGCGCAGCGCATCATCATCGAGCTCAAGGACAAGTTCGGTCCCGGAAGCGAGATCGCTTCGCTGCCTGTCGGCACTGGTGCGCCCTCCTCGGCAGGGGGCGAAGTGCGCGAGGCGTTGCTTGCGATGGGCTTCAGCGCCACCGAGGTGCATCGCGCCATCGCGGAGTACGAAGGTGAGGCTGATGTGGCGTTGATGCTTAGAGAGACACTCCGGATGCTTGGTGGTGGCACCAGATGA
- the ruvC gene encoding crossover junction endodeoxyribonuclease RuvC, with protein MTSKVIIGIDPGLKNTGWGVVEVSGSNKRCLAYGCIATRSDHSLPSRLGDIHRGLLEVIERYSPTESAVESVFFGMNPKSALATGQARGVCILALADAGVDFSEYAPTQVKSAVVGQGRAEKHQIAFMVRVMLDLPAVPTPEHAADALAIALCHANLAPACGLRRVAL; from the coding sequence GTGACCTCAAAAGTCATCATCGGGATCGATCCGGGACTCAAGAATACCGGTTGGGGCGTGGTCGAAGTCTCAGGATCTAACAAGCGGTGCCTGGCGTACGGCTGCATAGCCACGAGATCTGACCACTCGCTTCCATCACGCCTAGGAGACATTCATCGAGGGTTGCTCGAAGTCATTGAGCGCTACTCTCCCACAGAGTCAGCGGTCGAAAGCGTGTTCTTCGGTATGAACCCTAAGTCCGCCCTGGCAACTGGCCAGGCCCGCGGGGTGTGCATCCTTGCGCTCGCTGATGCCGGCGTAGATTTCTCGGAGTACGCGCCGACACAGGTCAAATCTGCGGTCGTAGGTCAGGGGCGTGCAGAGAAGCACCAGATCGCATTCATGGTCAGGGTGATGCTGGATTTGCCCGCAGTGCCGACACCGGAGCATGCTGCAGACGCCCTAGCGATAGCCCTATGCCACGCCAACCTTGCTCCCGCCTGCGGACTTCGGCGGGTGGCCCTTTGA
- a CDS encoding YebC/PmpR family DNA-binding transcriptional regulator — MAGHSKWATTKHRKAAQDKKRAAMFSKLSRNISIAARAGNDPNPDNNAALAAAIAKARSYSFPKDRIESAIVDAFKVAGGDDYVDVVYEGYGPAGAPVYVEALTDNRNRTAADVRRLFSRAGGSLGPSGSVEFQFERKGEILTQPAAAMDTDDFTLLAAEAGAHDVAFGEEEWVVICAPTEVAIVRRHLEDVGIVINSAELVMQPVTEMVLEPAEAMRVLKLIGQLEDLDDVQNVYHTMALTDEILESME; from the coding sequence ATGGCCGGCCACTCTAAATGGGCTACCACCAAGCACCGCAAAGCCGCACAGGACAAGAAGCGTGCGGCGATGTTCAGCAAGCTCTCTCGCAACATCTCGATTGCGGCAAGAGCTGGCAACGACCCCAATCCTGACAACAATGCAGCACTAGCCGCTGCAATCGCGAAAGCGCGGAGCTACTCGTTTCCGAAGGACCGGATAGAGTCCGCCATCGTCGACGCGTTCAAGGTCGCCGGCGGCGACGATTACGTCGATGTGGTCTACGAGGGCTATGGCCCTGCAGGTGCTCCCGTCTATGTTGAGGCGCTCACCGACAATCGCAATCGCACTGCGGCAGATGTCCGCAGGCTTTTCTCGCGTGCGGGCGGAAGTCTGGGCCCCAGTGGCTCGGTCGAATTCCAATTCGAGCGCAAGGGCGAGATCCTGACGCAGCCAGCAGCAGCGATGGACACCGATGACTTCACGTTGTTGGCTGCCGAGGCGGGCGCCCATGACGTCGCTTTCGGCGAGGAGGAGTGGGTGGTGATCTGTGCCCCGACCGAGGTCGCAATCGTCCGTCGCCACCTTGAGGATGTTGGGATCGTCATCAATTCGGCGGAACTCGTGATGCAACCGGTGACAGAGATGGTACTCGAGCCTGCCGAGGCGATGCGGGTACTGAAGTTGATCGGCCAGCTCGAAGATTTGGACGACGTGCAGAATGTCTATCACACGATGGCTTTGACCGACGAGATCCTCGAGTCAATGGAGTGA
- the pdxT gene encoding pyridoxal 5'-phosphate synthase glutaminase subunit PdxT, with product MLETLGVDAVPVRLPSQLTELVGLIIPGGESTAISKLMDTYGFFDPIRQHHQAGMALWGTCAGAILLAEEVIDSTPGQDSLRLMDIVARRNAFGRQVDSFETDIDFAGVGLYRGVFIRAPWIESVGPSANILAKHADKVVAARQGDMLATVFHPELTGDLRIHRYFVEKVVGSQAR from the coding sequence ATGTTGGAGACTCTCGGAGTCGATGCTGTCCCGGTGCGACTTCCTTCGCAGCTCACTGAACTTGTCGGCCTGATCATCCCCGGCGGGGAGTCCACAGCGATATCGAAGTTGATGGACACGTATGGATTCTTCGACCCGATAAGGCAGCATCATCAGGCGGGGATGGCTCTGTGGGGAACGTGCGCAGGTGCGATTCTCCTTGCCGAGGAGGTCATCGATTCGACGCCGGGCCAGGACAGCCTTCGTCTGATGGATATCGTCGCTCGCCGCAACGCCTTCGGGCGACAGGTCGACTCGTTCGAGACCGATATCGACTTCGCAGGCGTCGGTCTCTATCGCGGAGTCTTCATTCGGGCGCCCTGGATCGAGAGTGTCGGACCTTCGGCGAATATCCTCGCGAAGCACGCTGACAAGGTGGTCGCAGCTCGCCAGGGAGATATGCTGGCGACTGTCTTTCATCCGGAACTCACCGGCGATCTGCGCATTCACAGGTACTTCGTCGAGAAGGTCGTTGGGAGTCAGGCTCGCTGA
- the pdxS gene encoding pyridoxal 5'-phosphate synthase lyase subunit PdxS, whose translation MLKGGVIMDVVNAEQARIAEDAGAVAVMALERVPADIRAVGGVARMADPTIVEQIVGTVSIPVMAKCRIGHFVEAQILQSLGVDFIDESEVLTPADDKYHVDKHAFTVPFVCGAKDLGEALRRIAEGAAMVRTKGEPGTGNIIEAVRHMRTMTDGIAWLAGLRSEQVYDAAKQLQAPVELVRWVHENGRLPVVNFSAGGIATPADAALMMQLGCDGVFVGSGIFKSGDPAKRARAIVEATTHFADAELLADVSRNLGEPMVGIDISQIPTAERMQERGW comes from the coding sequence ATGCTCAAGGGCGGCGTGATTATGGACGTCGTCAACGCCGAGCAGGCGAGGATCGCCGAGGATGCCGGAGCTGTCGCAGTCATGGCTCTAGAGAGGGTGCCTGCGGACATCCGTGCTGTCGGTGGGGTTGCGCGCATGGCGGATCCGACTATCGTCGAGCAGATCGTGGGGACCGTGTCCATCCCGGTCATGGCCAAGTGTCGGATAGGGCATTTCGTCGAGGCCCAGATCCTGCAGTCCCTAGGCGTGGACTTCATCGACGAGTCGGAAGTACTGACTCCTGCCGACGACAAGTACCACGTGGACAAACACGCCTTCACCGTGCCGTTCGTGTGTGGCGCAAAGGACCTCGGCGAGGCTTTGCGGCGTATCGCCGAGGGAGCCGCCATGGTCCGCACTAAGGGCGAGCCCGGCACAGGCAACATCATCGAAGCCGTTCGCCACATGCGCACCATGACCGACGGCATCGCTTGGCTTGCAGGGCTGCGCTCCGAGCAAGTCTACGACGCCGCCAAGCAGCTTCAGGCGCCGGTGGAGCTTGTCCGCTGGGTGCACGAGAATGGCAGGCTGCCGGTGGTGAACTTCTCGGCGGGGGGGATTGCGACTCCGGCCGATGCCGCACTCATGATGCAACTTGGCTGCGACGGCGTCTTCGTCGGCAGTGGAATCTTCAAGAGCGGCGACCCCGCAAAGAGGGCCAGGGCGATCGTCGAAGCCACGACGCATTTCGCAGATGCCGAGCTACTCGCCGATGTGTCGCGGAACCTCGGCGAGCCGATGGTCGGGATCGACATCTCGCAGATTCCCACGGCCGAGCGGATGCAGGAGCGAGGCTGGTAG
- a CDS encoding DUF3048 domain-containing protein: MVFSRFTRILLPFAALVMMALLAGCSAEQPAVTSPWPVATAERTIEKPPPPPIWPLTGMDAPDSATVVGRRIVSVKIDNAPVARPQSGLQAADIVYESITEGGITRFNCLFQSQVPEGVGPVRSARLSDIGLVPQYEALFVFSGASGRVNSAVRAARLQNLSQDAGVSYGYSRSRARSAPHNLYVDLNKIREEGTRRGHPAQQRVPRLAFAGSVPTTGTPTVSIEIPFSMANRVDWTYDPSRRVYLRQNNGSVHRDSLTGEQIYARNVVVMWAKTTPASAGTYDIQLVGSNRASVFRDGVRIDGTWQADKDSPPRFTSTDGSVIALAPGNTWMQVVAPQVNITVR; this comes from the coding sequence ATGGTCTTTAGCAGGTTCACGAGGATACTCTTACCGTTTGCGGCTTTGGTGATGATGGCACTGCTGGCGGGCTGCTCTGCCGAGCAACCCGCTGTCACATCCCCATGGCCCGTTGCCACAGCTGAGCGCACGATCGAGAAGCCTCCTCCTCCACCAATATGGCCGCTCACCGGGATGGATGCTCCGGACTCAGCCACAGTGGTGGGGCGTCGTATCGTTTCCGTGAAGATTGACAACGCACCTGTCGCTCGACCCCAGTCAGGCTTGCAGGCAGCCGACATCGTCTATGAGTCCATCACCGAGGGCGGCATCACACGCTTCAATTGCCTCTTTCAGTCACAGGTTCCGGAGGGCGTCGGTCCGGTGAGGAGCGCGCGGCTGTCAGATATCGGCCTGGTGCCACAGTATGAAGCGCTATTCGTTTTTTCTGGAGCGAGTGGCAGGGTGAACTCGGCGGTTAGAGCAGCCCGTTTGCAGAACCTATCGCAAGACGCTGGAGTGAGTTATGGCTACTCCAGGTCCAGGGCGCGCAGCGCTCCCCACAACCTGTATGTCGATTTGAACAAGATTCGCGAGGAAGGCACTCGCCGTGGACATCCTGCACAGCAGCGTGTACCCAGGTTGGCTTTCGCTGGTAGTGTCCCGACCACTGGCACTCCGACGGTCTCGATCGAGATTCCATTCTCGATGGCAAACAGGGTGGACTGGACATACGATCCTTCGCGCCGGGTCTATTTGCGCCAGAACAATGGCTCGGTACACAGGGACTCACTGACAGGCGAGCAGATTTATGCCAGAAACGTGGTGGTCATGTGGGCCAAGACAACGCCCGCCTCGGCTGGCACTTATGACATACAGCTGGTCGGTAGCAACCGCGCAAGCGTCTTTCGCGATGGAGTGCGCATCGACGGCACTTGGCAGGCCGACAAGGACTCCCCGCCAAGGTTCACCTCCACCGACGGCTCTGTGATCGCGCTTGCGCCTGGGAACACATGGATGCAGGTAGTCGCTCCGCAAGTGAACATCACTGTCCGGTGA
- the lgt gene encoding prolipoprotein diacylglyceryl transferase: protein MASLPFPAIDPVIFEIGPFAVRWYGLAYVAGFLVAGLVIRWLNKRWKVGLSDDDILTVILYAIIGILAGSRIGWVLIYGGTTVLEDPLRLFAMWEGGMSWHGGFVGLLIAGWFVSRRLKVPFGTLADMVAVGVPAGLFFGRVANFINAELWGRPTDLPWGMVFPGAGLMPRHPSQLYEAFLQGIVIMVILMALSLAKRPQGFYYGLFMVLYGTFRTLVEFVREPDPHIGLLFGALTMGQVLSIPLIIAGAVIVYRALRKTSPA, encoded by the coding sequence GTGGCATCGCTGCCCTTTCCCGCAATCGACCCTGTGATATTTGAGATCGGGCCATTCGCAGTTCGCTGGTACGGCCTGGCCTACGTAGCAGGATTTTTAGTGGCCGGTCTCGTCATCAGGTGGCTCAACAAGCGCTGGAAAGTAGGACTGTCGGATGACGATATCCTTACCGTCATCCTGTACGCCATTATCGGTATACTTGCGGGAAGCCGGATCGGCTGGGTGTTGATCTATGGCGGGACGACGGTCCTCGAAGACCCGCTGCGGCTTTTTGCGATGTGGGAAGGCGGCATGTCTTGGCACGGCGGTTTCGTCGGGCTACTTATCGCTGGGTGGTTCGTCAGCAGGCGACTCAAGGTCCCCTTCGGCACATTGGCTGATATGGTCGCTGTAGGGGTGCCCGCAGGATTGTTCTTTGGGCGGGTCGCGAACTTCATCAATGCGGAGCTGTGGGGGCGCCCCACCGATCTACCTTGGGGTATGGTCTTTCCGGGCGCTGGGCTGATGCCGCGGCATCCTTCGCAGCTTTACGAGGCGTTTCTCCAAGGCATAGTCATCATGGTGATACTGATGGCACTGTCTTTGGCCAAGCGGCCTCAGGGCTTCTACTACGGCCTCTTCATGGTCTTGTATGGCACGTTTCGCACTCTGGTGGAGTTCGTTCGCGAACCGGATCCGCACATAGGCCTTTTGTTTGGCGCACTCACGATGGGGCAGGTTCTGAGCATCCCCTTGATCATAGCGGGCGCAGTAATCGTTTACAGGGCATTGCGCAAGACGAGTCCCGCCTGA
- a CDS encoding M48 family metallopeptidase — MKSGGLIAVFVMLVFAVGWAIGYLLNVGPYGLVIALAVAFVSTWGSYWYSDRIVLAMSRARPVDRATEPYLVNVVEGLSIAAGIPQPKAYVIDDPAPNAFATGRNPANGAIAVTTGLIEKLDRLELEGVVAHELAHIKNYDTLVQTLAAVMAGTVVLLSDWMVRTLFWGGRSKDGLGGAKVILLVVALLLLILAPIFAGLIQMAISRKREYLADANGALLTRYPDGLASALRKITADPNRLSVANKATESLYIYNPLKDYRGGRGLNALFNTHPPVEERIKRLEAM; from the coding sequence ATGAAATCAGGCGGCCTGATCGCTGTGTTCGTCATGCTGGTGTTCGCGGTCGGGTGGGCTATTGGCTACCTGCTCAATGTGGGCCCTTATGGGCTCGTGATAGCCCTGGCAGTCGCATTCGTCTCGACATGGGGCTCATACTGGTACTCCGACCGCATCGTCCTGGCGATGAGCAGAGCGCGACCCGTTGATCGAGCCACGGAGCCTTATCTAGTCAACGTGGTTGAGGGCCTCTCGATCGCAGCAGGGATCCCGCAACCGAAGGCATATGTGATCGATGATCCAGCACCCAACGCGTTTGCGACTGGGCGCAATCCTGCCAATGGGGCGATCGCAGTCACGACTGGTCTTATCGAGAAGCTGGATCGTCTAGAACTCGAGGGCGTAGTCGCCCATGAATTGGCTCACATCAAGAATTACGACACTCTCGTACAGACGCTTGCTGCAGTTATGGCGGGAACAGTAGTTCTGCTCTCGGATTGGATGGTTCGCACCCTGTTCTGGGGTGGGCGATCCAAGGATGGACTTGGTGGAGCGAAGGTGATCCTGTTGGTAGTCGCGCTACTGCTACTCATCCTCGCTCCGATCTTCGCCGGGCTGATTCAGATGGCGATCTCGCGAAAGCGCGAGTATCTTGCCGATGCCAACGGCGCACTTCTCACAAGATACCCAGACGGACTGGCTTCGGCATTACGAAAGATAACTGCTGACCCGAATCGTCTCAGTGTCGCCAACAAGGCCACTGAATCCCTCTACATTTACAACCCCCTTAAGGACTACCGAGGCGGGCGAGGGCTCAACGCTCTGTTCAACACACATCCTCCAGTCGAGGAGCGTATCAAGCGGCTCGAGGCGATGTAA
- a CDS encoding LemA family protein, producing the protein MLEAAMILPGLFGLLLLLAVGVIFLYNRLIVLRNRVDNAWAQIDVQLKRRYDLIPNLIETVKGYAAHEKSTLEDVVKARQMAMGASSVKDHGQAENMLTSTLKSLFAIAEAYPDLKANQNFMMLQEELSGTESKIAYARQFYNDSVMNYNTGIQTFPANLIAAMFNFASRESFEIDESFKAAPTVKF; encoded by the coding sequence ATGCTCGAGGCCGCAATGATCTTACCGGGGCTATTTGGCCTACTGCTGCTCTTGGCAGTGGGCGTTATCTTCTTGTACAACCGCTTGATCGTCTTACGCAATCGCGTAGACAATGCCTGGGCTCAGATCGACGTCCAGCTGAAACGCAGGTACGACTTGATCCCGAATCTCATCGAGACGGTCAAGGGCTACGCTGCGCACGAGAAAAGCACCTTGGAGGACGTGGTGAAAGCCCGGCAGATGGCGATGGGCGCTTCGTCGGTCAAGGATCATGGGCAAGCGGAAAACATGTTGACTTCGACTCTGAAGTCCCTTTTCGCAATTGCCGAGGCGTATCCGGACCTCAAAGCCAACCAGAATTTCATGATGCTCCAAGAGGAGCTTTCTGGCACTGAGTCCAAGATTGCCTATGCGCGACAGTTCTACAACGATTCGGTGATGAACTACAACACCGGCATCCAGACATTCCCCGCTAACCTCATCGCCGCGATGTTCAACTTCGCATCGCGTGAATCCTTCGAGATCGACGAGTCCTTCAAGGCCGCCCCAACAGTAAAGTTCTAG
- a CDS encoding rhomboid family intramembrane serine protease — protein MIPIYDENPTKRFPYLTIVLLVANIAIFGYEITLSSDALQTLFDTWGFTPVDYFASPLAPTALMTIVTAMFLHGGWLHLIGNMLYLWIFGNNIEDRLGSIWFLLLYLGGGAAATMAHALIYPTSNVPLVGASGAIAALLGAYLLLYPKAKVVTVIPVFVFIELAKLPAVFVIGMWFLLQLAQGVGSIGAATGVAWWAHIGGFAIGVAAMLPLIVGGTIKSRARRHTKVREKSEG, from the coding sequence ATGATTCCAATTTACGACGAAAACCCGACCAAGCGCTTCCCATACCTCACGATAGTGTTGCTCGTCGCCAACATTGCAATCTTCGGTTACGAGATTACCCTATCTTCCGATGCTCTGCAGACTCTTTTCGACACTTGGGGCTTCACGCCGGTCGACTACTTCGCTTCACCGCTTGCGCCCACAGCCCTGATGACGATCGTGACCGCGATGTTTCTCCACGGAGGCTGGCTACACCTTATCGGCAACATGCTCTATCTTTGGATCTTCGGCAACAACATCGAAGACCGGCTAGGATCGATCTGGTTTCTGCTCCTATACCTTGGTGGTGGTGCGGCGGCCACCATGGCGCATGCGCTCATCTATCCGACCTCCAACGTCCCCCTGGTCGGCGCTAGTGGAGCCATCGCTGCACTGCTTGGAGCCTACCTGCTCCTTTATCCTAAGGCCAAAGTCGTGACTGTGATCCCGGTGTTCGTCTTCATCGAGCTTGCAAAGCTGCCTGCTGTTTTCGTGATTGGGATGTGGTTCCTGCTACAGCTGGCGCAAGGGGTCGGGTCGATAGGTGCCGCTACCGGCGTGGCATGGTGGGCGCATATCGGTGGGTTCGCAATCGGCGTAGCGGCCATGCTCCCGCTGATTGTCGGCGGCACCATCAAGTCGAGGGCACGACGTCACACGAAAGTGCGCGAGAAATCGGAAGGGTAG
- a CDS encoding AzlC family ABC transporter permease: MSKTLPADTQKPTTAAGQLIRGIKLGFPIFLGYMPVGAVFGIVATESGFTTTQAIVCSATALAGAGQFIALTQMNGGASLVGVLLATTIVNLRYVLFGASIAQHLKGVGTTRQAALAFTLTDETFAVNTNDCRAGSATTWSMFGVGLVAWTGWVLGTAIGAFSRDAIGDPSRWGLEFAMPAMFAALFVALAENRRHLAIGVLAGLIALALPAMSAIGIVVSDTLFIIVPSVLAAFIGAMLFPKEKVR, encoded by the coding sequence ATGTCAAAGACATTACCTGCAGATACCCAAAAGCCAACCACTGCCGCGGGTCAACTCATCCGCGGAATCAAGTTGGGTTTTCCCATCTTCCTTGGATATATGCCGGTCGGTGCCGTCTTCGGAATTGTGGCCACCGAAAGTGGCTTCACCACCACCCAGGCGATCGTCTGCTCCGCCACGGCACTCGCCGGCGCGGGTCAGTTCATAGCGCTAACCCAAATGAACGGTGGGGCCAGTCTTGTTGGGGTGCTTCTGGCCACAACGATCGTCAACCTTCGCTATGTGCTGTTCGGCGCAAGTATCGCGCAGCACCTGAAGGGAGTGGGGACAACGCGTCAGGCTGCCTTGGCGTTCACCCTGACCGACGAGACCTTCGCTGTGAACACCAACGACTGCCGAGCCGGCTCCGCGACAACATGGTCCATGTTCGGGGTCGGGCTCGTTGCCTGGACCGGATGGGTGCTAGGCACTGCGATAGGCGCATTCTCCCGTGACGCGATTGGCGACCCCTCTCGATGGGGCCTTGAGTTTGCGATGCCCGCCATGTTCGCCGCCCTGTTCGTTGCCCTTGCCGAGAACCGCCGACACCTCGCAATCGGAGTCCTCGCAGGGCTCATCGCACTAGCGCTACCAGCCATGTCGGCCATAGGCATCGTCGTGTCGGACACCCTGTTCATCATCGTTCCCTCGGTGCTTGCAGCGTTCATTGGCGCCATGCTGTTTCCTAAAGAAAAGGTCAGATGA
- a CDS encoding AzlD domain-containing protein, translated as MESGFIWAVVIGMALANYMTRFPSIALFSRVSLPEPFMRWLSFIPASVMGALVALELFRPGGEFIDSPASPHLWAGLLTALAYQLTRSFLGATMVGMIAFVVFRSLFGQ; from the coding sequence ATGGAATCCGGTTTTATATGGGCAGTCGTCATCGGAATGGCTCTGGCCAACTACATGACCCGGTTTCCGTCGATCGCTTTGTTCTCCCGCGTGAGTCTACCCGAGCCCTTCATGCGTTGGTTGTCGTTCATTCCGGCCTCTGTCATGGGAGCTCTGGTCGCACTGGAGTTGTTCCGACCTGGTGGTGAGTTCATCGACTCTCCAGCTAGCCCCCATCTGTGGGCCGGCTTGCTTACTGCTCTCGCTTACCAGCTGACTCGCAGCTTCTTGGGTGCTACCATGGTCGGCATGATAGCCTTCGTGGTGTTCAGATCGCTCTTTGGACAGTAA